One Carassius auratus strain Wakin chromosome 16, ASM336829v1, whole genome shotgun sequence genomic window carries:
- the LOC113116424 gene encoding mediator of DNA damage checkpoint protein 1-like isoform X2 — translation MDATQQIEDPFSEEEEEEEQEEEEKGAPEREQLATLKVFKNDHIPETEFPLYIGENVIGRDPAACSVLLPTRSVSNRHAVISISVFRSSSDRFGNGDDVEALLWDMGSLNGTRKGRFKLTPQVRYALTEGESVVLADVPCQYTGLKISKKDTRITPEKEGVSKMEKKISPALSSSDSEGVQNRLKVKERIILPPVPLWSPEDEQPKMSSPQSEITLVPESDSDGESAPDERKDFVSDSASSSHLCSSTNSSFLTPAKKVIPESEDESFITPSLASIERFRLRQNPDEPCSVSSKPGPLVLNLDGDVDSEEKNLEKSKPEEEAQPELAAKVEPVSSSEFHMDSDTDVEEEELETSKAGPEAQEAETLEKSISSVGLHMDSDTDVEEEEEKNKTKTEAQIEQAPKVGPASSADLHMDSDTDVEEEEPEASKTEPQAQEAETLDKSVSSVGLHMDSDTDAEENEEEKSKTEPKVYTEEAPKVTSDLHMDSDTDAEEDDEEKSKTKPKSHTEEAPKVTSDLHMDSDTDAEEDEEEKSKTKPKSHTEEAPKVTSDLHMDSDTDVEENEGSVTEKVSKNEAVTESPPSAAAPHTEFHMDSDTDVEDDNPKKVSVATEVSHAIGEGSDVRPTSAPETELHMDSDTDVDEENEGKEKVKARSLSNSETDDEDPFKLLPGKPVKAAQSHKVSLGSKAEQSEESTCKKQDHHSQAKPNLEEPTQAFGHLEEEWDLLATQAYGPAGTSARLKPKQLDLEATQAYGTETDWEPLNHTQPYSNFSTAETQLIPVAKPDDDKKEEEDKETQNDSHLSTADTLIIASTPKREEQTQPFSLFTAQTQLVWEGEDKEAYQNEPTQLMTDTIEETEEGEEENMERGRRNHGGETVHKGKNTSSSFIIAETQPMCEEEEATDADLSGDGFQKPSTRQQAEKYDSVHLAENNFSSHLAIAETQPMCEEDDAPDQDKVVSSSFIEKPSSYHVTIAETQPMFEDDEAPEDDVNNEVRKRQTEGEPEHHIEKASTSNRTIPETQSVGGNDEEQEEELSRKMSIRKSHRFRPKKEKEVPLPITETQPMCEEEQAEDLKSEVSSGRQQATRSPEHAKSDLTACITVAETQPMCEEEVPCEDLINAVSTRQIDADKSTEPPIPSSSHISVDETESVHKEDEGQEKDLSSKMASRRSRRGRPKKDDEVTQTAEAVHQTITETQPIPQKVIERDEDMNSGVKARRSRRGRQIKEDCIHNPAEAAVSSISINTEMQPVHEDRTERDEDLSGIGSKRPRRGRQKDEGEPAQSAEPNSDLSVVETQPMVEEDVQEETTVRSSRRQKKDKTEVKENTQEEPSVRSSRRQRKDKTEVDSETTLSNKVQGKTRKGQEGKRKRGKVLSEDEEESVEEKTTRRGTRRTGIKLKCSEKEEEEKLEERNAQEEERMEKELKEREETERLETEEKEILEYGRKEQEEPEQRKRAESEMRQKLEREHKELEEKERLKREEEEKMRIQREKDNLEKEERERLERERRELEEQRRKEEEERIQREKEENERLEKKEKERLERERKEEERIQREKEEKERLEREKRELEEQRQKEEEERIQKEKERLEAEREQLEKKRQENEEIQMREKEPKKTKERNHKKLKNEEDKTELEAPQVALSRQTRRCSSSSVNSEQSVSSQQEVSSQRGRGRGRGRGRGKQTADEQPISARQSSRRGPASAVEDTEQDSNSTTRSRSRSSSRSSERSAQSIGPSNQGARGRGRGRKSTKLPEPEEISQAKTPGKGRGRGGRRSGVENVNVGMDNQREQDAEMVETNTAVPQTNSRGRKRTANASTSPEEAPSPTPKTPRRSVTSQAHKVLFTGLTDEDGERVVSRLGGCLAKGVNDMTHLVTDKARRTVKFLCAVARGVPIVTPEWLKKCGKSGHFLSTDEYILKDTEQEKKFSFSLQTSLQTAQTQPLLKGYEIHVTPSVMPEPSQMKEIITCCGARFLPKMPSAHKGHTVVVSCEQDRALCVKAVSMSLPVVSTEFLLTGILQQRVDLQAYSLTSSLNTSNQPADPKAAARGRRK, via the exons ATGGATGCCACTCAGCAGATCGAAGATCCCTtctctgaagaagaagaagaagaagaacaggaagaggaagagaaaggagCACCAGAAAGAGAGCAATTAGCAACACTAAAGGTGTTCAAAAATGACCACATACCAGAGACAG AATTCCCTCTCTACATTGGAGAGAATGTCATCGGTCGCGATCCTGCTGCCTGTTCTGTTCTGCTTCCGACCCGATCTGTTTCCAATCGGCATGCTGTCATCTCCATCTCAGTATTCCGCTCTAGCAGCGATCGTTTCGGTAACGGTGATGATGTAGAAGCACTTTTATGGGACATGGGCAGTTTGAATGGAACCAGGAAAGGCAGATTCAAGCTGACGCCTCAGGTCCGATACGCTTTGACCGAGGGTGAGAGTGTGGTGCTCGCTGATGTGCCATGTCAATACACTGGCCTGAAGATCTCAAAGAAAGATACACGCATAACTCCAGAGaaagaaggtgtgtccaaaatggagaaaaaaataagtcCAGCTTTATCAAGTAGTGACTCGGAAGGTGTGCAAAACAGGTTGAAGGTGAAAGAGAGGATCATTTTGCCTCCTGTGCCTTTATGGAGCCCTGAAGATGAACAACCCAAAATGAGTTCACCACAGTCTGAGATCACCCTGGTGCCTGAATCGGACTCAGATGGAGAGAGTGCGCCAGATGAGAGGAAAGATTTTG TCTCAGACTCGGCGTCTTCCTCTCATCTGTGTAGCTCCACAAATTCATCATTCCTGACCCCTGCAAAAAAAGTCATTCCAGAGAG TGAGGATGAAAGTTTCATCACTCCGTCTTTAGCCTCAATAGAGCGGTTCAGACTGAGGCAAAACCCTGATGAGCCTTGTTCAGTGTCATCTAAGCCTGGCCCTCTAGTCCTAAATCTGGACGGTGACGTTGATTCTGAAGAAAAGAACCTGGAGAAAAGCAAGCCTGAAGAAGAGGCTCAGCCTGAATTAGCTGCAAAGGTGGAACCAGTATCTTCATCTGAATTTCATATGGACAGTGATACTGATGTTGAGGAAGAGGAACTGGAGACAAGTAAGGCCGGACCAGAGGCTCAAGAAGCAGAAACTCTCGAGAAATCTATATCTTCAGTTGGGCTTCATATGGACAGTGATACTGATgttgaagaagaggaagagaaaaataaaactaaaacagagGCTCAGATTGAACAAGCACCAAAGGTGGGACCAGCATCTTCAGCTGACCTTCATATGGACAGTGATACTGATGTTGAGGAAGAGGAACCAGAAGCAAGTAAGACTGAACCACAGGCTCAAGAAGCAGAAACTCTTGATAAATCTGTCTCTTCAGTTGGACTTCATATGGACAGTGATACTGATGCTGAAGAAAATGAGGAAGAGAAAAGCAAGACTGAACCGAAGGTTTACACTGAAGAAGCTCCAAAGGTGACATCAGATCTTCATATGGACAGTGATACTGATGCTGAAGAAGATGACGAAGAGAAGAGCAAGACTAAACCCAAGTCTCACACTGAAGAAGCTCCAAAGGTGACATCAGATCTTCATATGGACAGTGATACTGATGCTGAAGAAGATGAGGAAGAGAAAAGCAAGACTAAACCCAAGTCTCACACTGAAGAAGCTCCAAAGGTGACATCAGATCTTCATATGGACAGTGATACTGATGTTGAGGAGAATGAGGGCTCTGTAACTGAAAAGGTCTCCAAAAATGAAGCCGTTACAGAAAGTCCTCCATCAGCAGCAGCACCACATACAGAATTTCACATGGACAGTGACACTGATGTTGAAGATGATAATCCCAAGAAGGTGTCAGTTGCAACAGAGGTCTCGCATGCCATTGGAGAGGGAAGTGATGTCAGGCCTACATCAGCTCCAGAGACAGAGCTCCACATGGACAGTGACACAGATGTAGATGAAGAGAATGAGGGCAAGGAAAAGGTGAAGGCCAGAAGTCTGTCAAACAGTGAAACGGATGATGAGGATCCTTTTAAACTTTTACCAGGCAAACCTGTGAAGGCCGCACAGAGTCACAAGGTTTCTCTAGGTAGCAAAGCAGAGCAATCAGAAGAGAGCACCTGTAAAAAGCAAGACCATCATTCTCAAGCAAAACCTAATCTTGAGGAACCAACCCAAGCTTTTGGCCACTTAGAAGAAGAGTGGGATTTACTGGCCACGCAAGCATACG GACCTGCTGGAACCAGTGCTAGGCTCAAGCCAAAGCAGCTTGATCTTGAGGCTACACAGGCATATGGAACAGAGACAGACTGGGAGCCTCTGaaccatacccaaccctactccAACTTCTCAACTGCTGAAACTCAGCTCATTCCAGTAGCAAAGCCTGATGATGACAAGAAGGAGGAGGAAGATAAAGAGACACAAAATGACTCTCACCTTTCCACAGCAGATACTCTGATCATAGCCAGCACCCCAAAACGGGAGGAACAGACGCAGCcgttttctctcttcacagcccAAACACAACTTGTCTGGGAGGGAGAAGACAAAGAGGCTTATCAGAATGAGCCCACCCAGCTCATGACCGACACCATTGAAGAAACTGAAGAGGGTGAGGAGGAGAACATGGAACGAGGTAGGAGAAACCATGGTGGAGAGACAGTACACAAAGGCAAAAACACCAGCTCCAGTTTTATAATTGCTGAAACTCAGCCCATGTGTGAGGAAGAAGAGGCAACAGATGCAGATCTGAGTGGGGATGGCTTTCAGAAACCAAGTACAAGACAACAGGCTGAGAAATATGATTCTGTACATCTTGCTGAAAACAACTTCAGCTCCCATCTCGCTATAGCTGAAACACAACCGATGTGTGAGGAGGACGACGCACCAGATCAGGACAAAGTGGTCAGCAGTAGTTTTATAGAGAAACCTTCCAGTTACCATGTCACCATCGCAGAAACACAGCCAATGTTTGAAGACGACGAAGCACCAGAGGATGATGTGAACAATGAGGTCAGGAAACGACAAACTGAGGGTGAGCCTGAACATCATATTGAGAAAGCCTCTACCTCCAATCGTACCATCCCTGAAACACAGTCTGTCGGTGGAAATGATGAAGAACAAGAGGAAGAGCTCAGCAGAAAGATGTCTATCAGAAAATCACACAGGTTTAGACCAAAAAAAGAGAAGGAAGTCCCACTACCTATAACAGAAACACAACCAATGTGTGAGGAAGAACAAGCTGAGGATCTGAAAAGTGAGGTTAGCTCTGGGAGACAACAAGCAACAAGATCTCCAGAACATGCTAAATCGGACTTGACAGCATGTATCACTGTTGCTGAAACGCAACCTATGTGTGAAGAAGAGGTACCATGTGAAGATCTGATTAATGCAGTTAGCACCAGACAGATAGATGCAGACAAATCCACAGAACCCCCAATACCCTCGAGCTCCCATATCAGCGTGGATGAAACCGAGTCTGTGCATAAGGAAGATGAAGGACAGGAAAAAGACCTCAGCAGCAAGATGGCAAGCAGACGTTCACGCAGGGGAAGACCAAAGAAAGATGATGAGGTAACACAAACTGCCGAGGCTGTTCATCAGACTATCACAGAAACCCAACCAATTCCTCAAAAAGTGATTGAAAGAGATGAAGATATGAACAGCGGAGTGAAAGCCAGGAGGTCCCGCAGAGGAAGGCAGATAAAAGAAGACTGCATTCACAATCCTGCTGAAGCTGCCGTCAGCTCCATTTCTATTAACACGGAAATGCAGCCTGTTCATGAGGACAGAACTGAAAGGGATGAAGATCTGAGTGGCATCGGATCCAAAAGACCCCGCAGAGGAAGACAAAAAGATGAAGGTGAACCTGCACAGTCTGCTGAACCAAACTCTGATCTCAGTGTGGTTGAAACACAGCCAATGGTTGAGGAGGACGTCCAAGAAGAAACTACTGTCAGAAGCAGCAGAAGACAGAAGAAAGACAAGACAGAAGTAAAGGAGAACACCCAAGAAGAACCTAGTGTCAGAAGCAGCAGAAGACAGAGGAAAGACAAGACCGAGGTGGACAGTGAGACAACTCTATCTAACAAAGTCCAAGGTAAAACTAGAAAAGGGCaggaaggaaaaagaaagagagggaaagtGTTGTCTGAGGACGAGGAAGAGAGTGTAGAAGAAAAAACCACAAGGAGAGGAACCAGACGGACAGGTATAAAACTGAAGTGTAGTGAAAAGGAAGAAGAGGAAAAATTGGAGGAGAGGAATGCCCAAGAAGAGGAGAGGATGGAGAAAGAGCTTAAAGAACGAGAGGAGACAGAGAGGTTAGAGACGGAAGAGAAGGAGATACTGGAGTACGGGAGAAAGGAACAAGAAGAACCTGAACAGAGAAAGAGGGCTGAATCTGAAATGAGACAAAAACTAGAAAGGGAGCACAAGGAGCTAGAGGAAAAAGAACGACTGAAAAGGGAAGAAGAGGAAAAAATGAGAATTCAGCGGGAAAAAGATAATTTAGAAAAAGAAGAGAGGGAGAGGTTGGAAAGGGAGAGGAGAGAACTAGAAGAACAAAGacgaaaagaagaagaggaaaggATTCAGagggaaaaagaggaaaatgaacgattagaaaaaaaagagaaggagaggttggagagggagaggaaagaagaagaaagaattcAGAGGGAGAAAGAAGAGAAGGAAAGGTTGGAGAGGGAGAAGAGAGAACTAGAAGAACAAAGACAAAAGGAAGAAGAGGAAAGAATTCAAAAGGAGAAGGAAAGATTAGAGGCGGAAAGAGAACaattagaaaagaaaagacaagaaaatgagGAAATTCAGATGAGAGAAAAAGAGCCAAAAAAGACGAAGGAGAGAAACCATAAGAAACTAAAGAATGAGGAGGACAAGACAGAACTAGAAGCTCCTCAAGTTGCTCTATCCAGACAAACACGCCGCTGCTCAAGTTCCTCTGTGAACTCGGAGCAGTCTGTATCCTCACAACAAGAGGTGTCCAGCCAGAGGGGACGAGGGCGAGGCAGGGGACGAGGCCGAGGGAAACAGACCGCTGATGAGCAACCCATCAGTGCTAGACAGTCTAGCAGGAGAGGACCAGCTAGTGCAGTTGAAGACACAGAGCAGGACTCCAATTCAACAACCCGTTCCCGATCCCGCTCCAGTTCTAGAAGTTCTGAAAGATCTGCTCAGAGTATCGGACCTTCGAACCAAGGGGCGAGAGGAAGAGGCAGAGGCAGGAAGAGTACAAAACTACCAGAACCGGAAGAAATTTCCCAAGCTAAAACTCCTGGGAAAGGCAGGGGAAGAGGAGGAAGGCGTTCTGGTGTGGAGAATGTAAATGTCGGAATGGACAATCAGCGTGAGCAAGATGCTGAGATGGTGGAAACCAACACTGCTGTACCCCAAACCAACAGCAGAGGTCGTAAGAGAACAGCCAACGCTAGCACGTCCCCTGAAGAGGCTCCTTCACCCACACCCAAGACTCCAAGGCGATCCGTGACTAGTCAGGCGCACAAG GTGTTATTCACTGGGCTGACAGATGAGGACGGAGAAAGAGTGGTCTCCCGGTTAGGTGGATGTTTGGCAAAGGGAGTGAACGATATGACTCACCTGGTAACTGATAAAGCGAGACGCACTGTGAAGTTTTTGTGTGCTGTTGCCAGAGGGGTGCCAATCGTGACTCCTGAATGGCTAAAGAAG TGTGGAAAATCTGGCCATTTCCTTTCTACTGATGAATATATATTGAAAGATACCGAGCAGGAGAAAAAGTTTAGTTTCAGCCTACAGACGTCACTGCAAACTGCTCAAACTCAACCCCTTTTAAAG GGTTATGAGATTCACGTAACCCCTTCTGTGATGCCGGAACCGTCTCAAATGAAAGAAATCATCACCTGTTGTGGAGCACGCTTCCTCCCCAAAATGCCCTCTGCTCACAAG GGACACACTGTGGTGGTGTCATGTGAGCAGGACAGGGCGCTTTGTGTTAAGGCAGTGAGTATGTCATTGCCCGTGGTCAGCACAGAGTTCCTATTGACTGGCATTCTGCAGCAGAGAGTTGACCTGCAGGCCTATTCTCTCACTTCCTCTCTCAACACGTCCAATCAGCCTGCGGACCCCAAAGCTGCTGCCAGGGGCCGAAGGAAGTAG